The DNA window GATACATCAGAGATGGTAACaacagcggcagcagcagggACCGAGACAGCCCCGAAGACTTCCAAGACGAGTACGTCTGTCTCCTCCTCTGAAGaagttgaagaagaagtttTAGAGGAGGAAGATGATTCTTCCAAGGTTGGAAAAGATGGTAAGTACAAGAGGGATGGTGAGATATCGAtaggtttaaaaaaagaaatgtccAATCACACAGGCAAAAAGCACACAATTGTAACAAGATCAAAGACAGGCTCGCTACAGCCACGTACTTTCAATATGGATGATTTGAAAAGAAGGAGCACGACGATACTTTCTAAGGAAGAGCTTGACAAACTGGATAAATCTTTGAAAGATGAAGGTGATGGAACTCGAATAACACGTCAAAAGGCACATCAAATAGCATCAGGTACTCACCTGTTCAAACTCGGAATGGATAACGGGTTTAAATCATACGTCAACCAGTATAGCACAAACGCGATAGCGCTCAATAAACCTCAGCGTAATGAAGAACGCGATAAGAAGAGACATCTGTCACACAAATTCTCTCTAACGCAAGCTTCTGAGTTCAAATGGGTTGGGAGTTTGACGGGAACGCGAGCTCTTTTAGTGAGCACCCTGCGCCAAACCATCTTACAATTGGAAGGAAGTATCCAGGCACCATTTATGCATACTAACTGGCCTTTGCTTCGAAAACCGTGGACTACTGCGGTTGGAGCTTGCGTGAATCCCCGCGACTTTGCAAGAGCTCTGATAGTCCTTCAAGCCTGCATAAAATCCGTTGTGTTTGCCAGCGTCTGGCACGACCAGCTTGGTCACGTTAAGCTTCAACGAGTGACGGCGCttgaaagagaagaaaaaaagcgGCAAGATAAgaaggataaaaaagaaaaggaagacgaggaggagCGGAACAGGCTTACCTACAACTTTGTCAAGTATACGCTGGGACTGAAACATCAAGTCTGGAAGCAGAAAGGCGAAGAGTACAGGGTTCACGGTCAATGGGGATGGCTCTGGCTGTCGGCAAGCCGTCGCTACAGGTCTGCGAATCTGAACAAAGCTGGCTTGCGAGCTGGCCCTCAAAAGATTATGGTGCAAATTAGGGATCAGGGAGGTATCAAGATTTTGGCTCTTGATCCGCCAACTTATGAATTCTTAATAAAAGAGTACTGTGAGCCCAAGGACCTCAAGGACTTAAAAGCCGAGCCTGAAGAAGCTACAGAGGTGAAACAAGAAATAAAGGAGGAACACCCAGTTGAAGCtgtgaagaaagaaaatgaatctGAAGAAGTTAAAGCGGAAGAAAAACCAGATGTGAAAGAAAGATTGGATGGAAAATTCTTGCTGAACTCGAACCAAGAAAATAAACCACACATACCTTGTGAGTAGGCACTATTTTGGCATTATTTGTATTCTTGGATATCATGTTATAATTTCTTATTATGTTTGACGTTACCTTCTATACATTTTGtgttactaattttttttgtataaacagaaaattaacGCAGTTGATGTAATCTCCTATAGTTTTAGCTGgaatgaaaatcgaaaaagtaTTTCTACCGATACATCagtttgaagaaattgatGTAACCAAGGCATTAACTACACCTGGTCGTTTGCATTACCcaaaaattgccaaaaaaacTAGAATCGACGATTTCTTATCGAGGAGAACACACCTAAAACTCTTGGAAGAGAGAAAGTTATCCCAAACGGTACGtaaagaattattattgtactatCTCGTTTTCCTTGCTCCGTTGCTGTTCGCAAATGTTTTTAAtgtatgataaataaatcacaGGAGAAGTCAAAGGAGGTAACCGCCCAAGCAACTGTTCCAAAAAACACCGAAGGTGATACGGAAGTGGACATTGAGAATAATGAAGAGAGCGATACAGATGCTGTCGACGGACCACTGCAGAATATATTGTCTGGAAAATTACCAACTAAAGCGATTTCCTCGTCTGCTAGAGACATGCTAACGGCGATTGGGAAACGGATCCAACTAGTCAGAATTCAGTATGCAAATATAATGCGCTCATCAAAGAATGGCAGCTGTTATTCTCGTTACTGCAACATGACCCCTCCTCCTGGAAAGGTGAATGCAGCAGCGGCACAGAGTCTCACCTCAACGTGCTATTCCCCAATGTGTTTGCAGAAAGCTAGGCTAAAACGAGATCTAATTACTTTACTAAAAAAAGCCAAGAGCTTGAGCAACAGTCAGTCACTGCCAAGCCTAGCCCCGTTCAGTACATCCTCTGTCCAACAATCTAAAGCAAGCTTGAAACACGAAGCAACAGATGAGGCTAAAGATGCTATCAGAAGGGATTTGGAGTCTGCCGTTGCAATGGCTACGCACTGTGCCGAAGAAGTTCAGGCAACAAACGTAGTTGTTGATAACATGTCGGAAGCGCCTTCGCTCTCCGATAGCCCTTCAAAACCGGCTAAACGAATTAAATTAGAAGAAACGACCCCAGAAGATAGCATAAAAGTAAGTTGTCATTAAAGTAATGACTACaaattgtaacaaatataTTAACTCCGATGAAAACTTTCAGGTTGAGGGCAATGGCTTTGAGGATGAAAATATAGTGACAACGATCAAAACAACTAGCAATGTTGTGACAACGACAACCGTTACTACGTCTCAACAAACAATAAAAACCGTGGACGGCGTTGTTCAGAGTTCACAGGAGAGTTTATCATctcgaaattcaatctcaGTTGCATCGGAGACAAAGACATGGTAGGAGAGGAAAATAAGGATATATTCTAGAATACTTTGGGAGTGCACATTTAATAATATCCcaaattctgtaatttttttcgctagCAATCTCAACAATATGGggttaaaaacaatatttatcaaCCGTCGAGGCAGAACTGTGCATCGGAGCGCCATAACAGCTAGAGAATTGACTGCGGATGGAACTGAGAGAGTATATTCTGCCACTTCGACAGAAGGGAAACTTTatctgaaaaaagtttcgatttCATTGGCGGACAGACGAAAGAAACGTACTCCAGTAAAATATCCACTTTGCTCAACATTTTCCACAAGAAATAAACACCGCAGTATCCTTGTATTGCCGCAGCACGAACTTCGTAAACTTTCGCGACTTGGCGGACGAACTCCTGTCCAAGGATTTCATCATATTGCTAAGGTATGTTCTATAGTCACATTATTTTCACAGTGGCTAAATAATAGTTATTGGTACACTGCATcctgtaaataataaaaacctaTATCCAGTGACGTTTCACTGTTTCAGGCGAACATGGCTGTATGGCCGTATCCCTGCCCAAGGCCGTTGTTCAAAACGTGTTGGCTTTACAGAACTGTTGGCCTAAAGTCATTGGCTGCAGCTGCAATACAGTTGAGAATTTTATGGGCCTGTTTACGCTGGGACGATATGTCTGCCAAACCTTTGTCAACGGATGGCAAGCATCAAGTCACAACTGACAACGAGATTATGTCCTTGGAGATCTTGAAGCATCGACATGTCGGCCAATTCATGGACAGAGTACAATATCTTCGAAGAAAAGTAGTGATACCTTTAGAGCTGCCAAAGCAAGTTAGAGGTAAGTCaaattgtaaaacaattaGGTAGTTTTGCATAAcatatgaaattatttgcaGATCAGGTTaatattccaaaaaaattggataatgttgtttcatttattaaataaaatttcagaggTTACTTCAATCCGTAGCGggttgagaaaaagaaaacgtccTGAATCACCGCAAAGTACGGAGCCCCAGGTGAACGAGGAGTGGGTGGACGAAGATAAACTTGAACTTTGGGAGATAAAGCAATATGGAGACAAGTGAGTACGCTTGCGATACAATTGCATAATACGGAAGTGAATGCTGGGTTGCGAGATGTCGAAATTACTTCAGACATTTAGCGCGCTATATCATAGGGATATTCGCTATTGGATGCGCCTGGGATTTGCTAACTCATGAACCTTGTCGTCACTGGTTTTTGTCAAATCTTCCCGTCCTCGCCTAACACCAACAAACACTAACCCCTCGCTTGGTATGTGTCTCTCCTTTAGGTTAGAGAAGGCTAATGCCCAGATTATTACTAGGAGTCGATCAGGAGTACCGCAATCTGTGGTTGCGGGTGGGAATAGGGGGTCGATTACAGGAGCCGTTGACCAGTTGGTCAGCGGCAAGGCAACGCCTGAAGAGATTAAAGAGAAAATGGAGCAACAGCTGCGTATTCAAAGGGCCGCTCACCAACAAAAGAGGGCTCTGGAAACTCTAAAGAGTCCAGCAAATGTCACAGGTTCCCCTAATCAGATCATCAAAGTTACGTCAAACTCCAATCCAGgtgaggaaatatttttttttttttttttttctacaaccattctcgttttttttatttcgtgcAACTGTACCACgtaattgaatttatatttgtaattcgatttttcatccattGAGTTTTTCCGTGTTGACAGATGGCACCGTCAAAATAGTTTCCAAAGTAGCAATACCTGCTAGTCCAAATACTAGTGTTGGAAAATCCCAGCTCACATCACTCTTGACCACGCCGTCTCAAAATAAAACTTTCCTTGGAACTAGGCGTATATACATGACCAAATGTGAGTATATTAcacgttttcaaatttttattcgaattcgTTGTAATATTAGAATTTAAActcaatcattcaattttatagCTTCTGATGGCACGACTCGAGTTGTCTCAGGGCCCACCAGCATTCTCCCCAAGACTACCGTCACATCTCAAACCCCTCAGTCTCAGCCACAACAGCAACAATCATTAATAAAAGTAACGAATCAGGGAACTGTTCAGATCAATCATACAAATCAAGTTTCAGCAGGTACTTGGAAtcgtaattattaattacaaacaaattctgcggaaaaattagaaattccTCTAATTGCGTCAATGTCTATTCTGCAGCCTCCAACACCCCTGTTCAGCACGTACAGCAGCGGGTCCAGATCCTTCGAGGGCCGGATGGTAAACTCCAGGTTCGAGGGTTGATGCCTGGTCAACAACTTGTACAAATGCCTGATGGAAAACTCCATGTTCTAAACACTGGTCAAGCTATAGCCGCCACACCTACACAGACGCCTGCAACCACAAGTTCGGCAAGCACAACCACACCGCAGGTGCccatatttcaaattcatttcaattcacaACATATCGTGTATGAAGTACATTGTGTAGCATTCAgaaatttactttttccttCTAATACCAACTTGCTTCAgcaattattgtaattcatGAAATTTACAGAGCGTCACTAAGTCTGCGAGCAATACAAGCTCTGTCAAACCAGCTACACCTGTTACAACATCTGCTACCAAAGCCAGTCCCACAAAAACTCCAACCAGTCAAACCCAAAAAATCCAAGCGCAGCAACCAGCCACCCCACAACCACAGGTAAGTCAATTTACCCCATACCGACAAATATTATTCGGTAATCCAATCATTTAGATCCTTATAAATTTCATGATTTACCGAACATAATATACGATTTATACTTGTAACAATATGAAAATCGTAACTATAGGTATTGACCCCGGGTGGGCAAGTTATCAATACAAATCAAATCGTGGTGAATAATGCAGCCCTTGCCCAGCAGCTCGCGTCCGGCAAAGCTCAGTTGGCAACGATCGGAGGACACCAAGTTGTTATACGTAGTACACCGACTGGTAATCAGATTGTTCATCTGAATTCAACTAGCAGTGCTGTTgtgaaaaatgctgtttcaCCTACAAAACTTCAACAAGGTTAGACATTTGATATCCAGTTCaagatttcatttcatattacTTTATActaaatatcaaatttattgACCGTGTATTTTGGTACAAAGATTTTCAAGTCTGTAATAATAACtgtgcagcagcagcggctCAGCAGAATCAGCCTGCAACTCCGTCGACGCAAGCTACAGAACTAGCTACTACAAATACGGTGACCAGTGCTCAGACAGCGACAACGACCACCACACCCGCTGCTGCAAATCCTCCTGCTCCAGGTTCAACTCCAGCTCCTGGCAGTGTAGAAGCTTCTCTGTTAGCAGGGCAGCCACCTGGTACCGTTATAAAGTGTGTCACAGCTCAGGTGATTCAAACATCTCAAGGTCCCCGAATAGTTTTGCAAGGACTCCAAGGAGCTGACTTCACTCCACAGCAACTCGCCATGGTTCAACAACAAGTCAAGCAACAACTGCTCAAAGGTCTGTACTTTAGTGAGTTCAGGTTCAGAAGTAGATTGCGGATCTGATCAAGTTTAACTTATTCCAATGAAATGTTTCTGAAAatctttttcacatttcagcACAAGCAACTACCGGCAAGCAAGGCGTGCTAGGACCAACGAAGATATACCTAGCAGTTCAACCAGCTCCAGGAACTCAAACGGCAGCTGCTTCTCGCACGCCAACAACATCTGCTCACACTCAACAAACACAGCAACCGGTAGCTTCACCTCCACACACGACTCCTTCGGCAGCTGGTATTTATCACGCTTCTTTCCCTTTCTCCTTACGAATGGTCtggtttttgtaaattatcaCAAATTTATGTGAATCGGCAAAATATTCTTCGATTTTGCAGCACCGCAAACTGAGTCAGCTACAACCCCAGCTCCATCTCAGACTGCAGCCCCAGGTTCTCCGATAAAGCCCAAAGTCGTAGTGCAGCAGGTCGGACGTCCAACTACCGGAAGCGAAGCTGAACCGCAACGTGCAGCTCTGGCGAATGGGCAGCAGCCTTCACAGCCTTCCCAAGAGCCTAATCAAACATCGTCACCTAACAAATTTGTCCTCACTCCGGATTACATACAGCAAAGTAaatatatgattttttttctaaactccAGTCAACATCTTTCACCTCCGTTAATACAAGTTGCGAACGAAGGAATCAAGTTTTGTCACACAGATCGGTGCAGAAGCAAATTGAGAATGAAAcattgatacaattttttttacagcaatAAAAAATGCACTAAAGCAGGAAAATCTTAATCCTGAAATAGAAGAGAAACTTCTACAACTGCAGCGGTATCAAGAGAAGCAAATGAAGGGTGGCGTCGAGAGCTCCATAACCTGCAACCAGATCCACGGCACCCCAACTGCAACTACCACGCGAGCTCCGTCCCGGAAGAGACCTGCGCCGCCCCACATTCCGCCACTTGCCTCACCTACTACTCCTAATGTGACGACAAATGATAAGGATAACGAATGGAGCGAAACACCGAAGAAAAGACCAGCCCCACGACAAGAACCTCGAGATATAACGAAGTAAGTTTGTTGCAATTCAAATTGAACATATTACATACCAATTTTGTAACAATAGTAAAACGACTAACGCCACCCAATGTCTTTCAATGTCACAGAACACCCAAGACGGAGGTTGTAGAGAATACTGAGGCTACTCCAAAGAATCGTGCTGGGAAACTAAGGGATTCTCAAGAACAGAGGAGAAAGCAGCAAGTTCATTCTCGAATGCAAGTGTTGTTGTTCCGGCACAAGGAACTCCTAAAAAAAGACATATTGAAAAAACGAGCTTTGCTCGAGAAGGAATTGCAAATCGATATTCAGGTATGGCAAATGATGCAAAAATTATACCAGGAAAATTTATACCTGGTTGCCATTTTAGGTTACTATGCAAAAACAAACtcttgttgaaaataaaagtaccAAGGAGtcgaatttatttcagaaGGATCTTTCCGCTGAACTAGCTACAAGAACTAAGGCAGAAAGGCACAAACAGGACGAAGTCAAGGTCGGAAGTGCTAAGCGTAAATCGAACGCTCAGGCAGCGCAACATGTCAGCCCACCAAATCGTGGGGGCAGGCCTAAAAAGCACAGAGTCCAAGGAAACAGCACAACACCGCCTGGTGCTTCAACGGCAACCACCGCGGGGGGACGTATCAAAAAAGAGAAGCTCTACTGCCTGTGTCGAACGCCTTACGACGAAACGAAGTAAGTATTCGTATTTGTCGACAATTTCTCGAAAGTGAATACTAAAATCAAATGCGAATCCTATTTCTATGAACTCTCATGTACCGCCACCATTGAACCGATTTATTGATTACTAATTATATTGATTACTACATGCCGTATCGATCACTAGTCACCGAGCagatgaacaattttttaatttatcttcTACCCAACAGATTTTACGTAGGTTGCGATCTCTGTAACAATTGGTTCCATGGAGACTGCGTGGGAATTACAGAAGAAATGAGCAAATCACTGTCTGAGTTTGTATGCACCGAGTGTCGGCATGCGAGAGATACGCAAGAGCTGTACTGTCTTTGCAAACAACCTTATGATGAATCTCAGTGAGGGTCTTCTTACAATTATACATTCTTTTCCACGTAACacttaaaaattaattgtttaaaGATGATAACACActcgctttttatttttcaaaggtTTTATATTTGCTGTGACAAATGCCAGGACTGGTTCCATGGTCGTTGCGTAGGTATTCTTCAATCCGAAGCTGATAACATTGATGAATACGTCTGCCCAAATTGCCAGCGAAACTCCTCGGTTAACTTTGCTAATATGAAAAATCTTAACGGAAAGGATCTTGACCTTTTAAAGAAGTTAATAAAACAGATACAggtatgaaacaaaaattgggGATACTTTTACCGACGAAGACTCTGGCAATTAATCTGGCAATTGTCTTTGATTATATAATTACAGGCACACAAGAGTGCCTGGCCTTTTATGGAGCCTGTAGATCCCAACGAGGCGCCAGATTACTACAAAGTTATAAAAGAACCTATGGGTGAGTATCTTAATTGACCTGTTATTATCAAGACTTCTCAAGCTTCTGAAATATCTTCTGCAGTAAATATTACAATCGCTGTGATGATTTCAGATTTGCAAACTATCGAATTGAGGATAAATGACAGATCATACAAAAAACTTAGCGAGTTTATCGGAGACATGACCAAGATATTTGATAACTGTCGTTACTACAACCCTAAGGAGTCTCCGTTCTTCAAGTGTGCTGAGTCTTTGGAAACTTACTTTGTGCACAAAATTAAAAGTCTAAGAGAAAAGTTCTCCGAAGGCAAATGATCAATCAAAACTGAATAGTAACTAAATGAGTGAAAGTACATGCCATCGGCACTTTTATTTGCAAAAGTGCAGTGTTATTGAATTGACCTGTGCCAGTGACAAGAAAAAAGCATGAAGTAACAGAAACTCGAGTTAATCGTAAGTTATAATTAGCCCATACAAATAAACCTACTATTTATTAGAGTTGTGCGAAAATTCACTTCACATGAGTTTTTGATTATGGTACTACTCTGAATAATTGAGAACCCACCATGCTTAGTATGAGAAAGTCATGGGTGACTCGGCAAAATGGATAAATCATTCGACGCTAATAAAAAGATTTCTTATATCTTTTTATAACtccctttatttttttctccgtcgTTTCGTATATTTCTCATTACAGTGATTATTTCGCATATCtctattatttatatactacacatattatacatggATTCAGTCATGTATCGTTCAATACGCAAGTCAAACAATAATTAGAAGTTTACCCCCGCGGAGTTGTCAAATGAAAAGCATCGAGTTTGTAGTAATTATACCGTTAAATGGAACTATTTGTCAGACGCAGTTCCATCCAAAATCTTGCGCATCCAGATGTGTGTGACGCTATATATTTTGATCCGCCCATCTCTCTTTATTGCATTATCGTCCGACAACATGTTGCGTACAACATAGGTCTAAGATTATTAGGACGCgcataataaattgtacaaatttgtttattgtGCTCACAAGTAATTATTACATTACTTACGTTGTTTTAATCACATAAATTTTCTATATATGAAAGAAATTGTTTATAAACGAGACATATGATGTTAGATTGTAAGAATAAGCAGGTGATTTAAACTGCTACtcttgtacatacataaacaTAGGCAGTGTCTAGGAATGCGATTGATGAACTTTGGTAACAGTTTATAATAATCAATTGTGTGCGATGTCAGATATGGAAAGGCTCTAG is part of the Neodiprion virginianus isolate iyNeoVirg1 chromosome 5, iyNeoVirg1.1, whole genome shotgun sequence genome and encodes:
- the LOC124306336 gene encoding nucleosome-remodeling factor subunit NURF301 isoform X3 is translated as MTGRGTKRRGRPPKSVVMERPKKFQYHLMKKPKYLQNKGSETPNSQTSTPTASRASSPVESEESRRSTRSRKSRGPRDKHARKGGHSGSSAYQRRGYNPNVDYHDSEYHYGSDFGDESSDKTDVDEEPLHSDIESSESLEEPDPSSDSDFSLSSYSTTSGTPRKTLLSQQAQRAPSPEPLWLQNRELPPLDLPKSSDDLLVSKEFVLPSLSIYEVLRHFRTLVRLSSFRFEDFCAALVCEDQTNLLAEIHIMLIKALLREEDSQQTHFGPLDQKDSVNVSLYFVDPMTWPEVLRSYVESDKCFDENILQILSSCEYPFTSVNDRLKVLQFLTDQFLITNPVREDLLHEGNVHYDDHCRVCHRLGDLLCCETCPAVFHLECVEPPLVDVPTEDWQCSICKAHKITGVVDCLPDVEKNGLLCRQEHLGFDRHGRKYWFLGRRVFVESENGEVWYYSTPLQFEELMNCLDRNEMEVALFRELSDYKEEIVRQMELTEKITNQCKGNKKSYFEVENANILKMQKERQEKLNREEEERKEKERQDAEEMVRRMHEGTDSLEEQLAAVSGQNTDRGSGDGMDVDKPNPSAQVAETVEVGGGDTSEMVTTAAAAGTETAPKTSKTSTSVSSSEEVEEEVLEEEDDSSKVGKDGKKHTIVTRSKTGSLQPRTFNMDDLKRRSTTILSKEELDKLDKSLKDEGDGTRITRQKAHQIASGTHLFKLGMDNGFKSYVNQYSTNAIALNKPQRNEERDKKRHLSHKFSLTQASEFKWVGSLTGTRALLVSTLRQTILQLEGSIQAPFMHTNWPLLRKPWTTAVGACVNPRDFARALIVLQACIKSVVFASVWHDQLGHVKLQRVTALEREEKKRQDKKDKKEKEDEEERNRLTYNFVKYTLGLKHQVWKQKGEEYRVHGQWGWLWLSASRRYRSANLNKAGLRAGPQKIMVQIRDQGGIKILALDPPTYEFLIKEYCEPKDLKDLKAEPEEATEVKQEIKEEHPVEAVKKENESEEVKAEEKPDVKERLDGKFLLNSNQENKPHIPFLAGMKIEKVFLPIHQFEEIDVTKALTTPGRLHYPKIAKKTRIDDFLSRRTHLKLLEERKLSQTEKSKEVTAQATVPKNTEGDTEVDIENNEESDTDAVDGPLQNILSGKLPTKAISSSARDMLTAIGKRIQLVRIQYANIMRSSKNGSCYSRYCNMTPPPGKVNAAAAQSLTSTCYSPMCLQKARLKRDLITLLKKAKSLSNSQSLPSLAPFSTSSVQQSKASLKHEATDEAKDAIRRDLESAVAMATHCAEEVQATNVVVDNMSEAPSLSDSPSKPAKRIKLEETTPEDSIKVEGNGFEDENIVTTIKTTSNVVTTTTVTTSQQTIKTVDGVVQSSQESLSSRNSISVASETKTCNLNNMGLKTIFINRRGRTVHRSAITARELTADGTERVYSATSTEGKLYLKKVSISLADRRKKRTPVKYPLCSTFSTRNKHRSILVLPQHELRKLSRLGGRTPVQGFHHIAKANMAVWPYPCPRPLFKTCWLYRTVGLKSLAAAAIQLRILWACLRWDDMSAKPLSTDGKHQVTTDNEIMSLEILKHRHVGQFMDRVQYLRRKVVIPLELPKQVREVTSIRSGLRKRKRPESPQSTEPQVNEEWVDEDKLELWEIKQYGDKLEKANAQIITRSRSGVPQSVVAGGNRGSITGAVDQLVSGKATPEEIKEKMEQQLRIQRAAHQQKRALETLKSPANVTGSPNQIIKVTSNSNPDGTVKIVSKVAIPASPNTSVGKSQLTSLLTTPSQNKTFLGTRRIYMTKSSDGTTRVVSGPTSILPKTTVTSQTPQSQPQQQQSLIKVTNQGTVQINHTNQVSAASNTPVQHVQQRVQILRGPDGKLQVRGLMPGQQLVQMPDGKLHVLNTGQAIAATPTQTPATTSSASTTTPQSVTKSASNTSSVKPATPVTTSATKASPTKTPTSQTQKIQAQQPATPQPQVLTPGGQVINTNQIVVNNAALAQQLASGKAQLATIGGHQVVIRSTPTGNQIVHLNSTSSAVVKNAVSPTKLQQAAAAQQNQPATPSTQATELATTNTVTSAQTATTTTTPAAANPPAPGSTPAPGSVEASLLAGQPPGTVIKCVTAQVIQTSQGPRIVLQGLQGADFTPQQLAMVQQQVKQQLLKAQATTGKQGVLGPTKIYLAVQPAPGTQTAAASRTPTTSAHTQQTQQPVASPPHTTPSAAAPQTESATTPAPSQTAAPGSPIKPKVVVQQVGRPTTGSEAEPQRAALANGQQPSQPSQEPNQTSSPNKFVLTPDYIQQTIKNALKQENLNPEIEEKLLQLQRYQEKQMKGGVESSITCNQIHGTPTATTTRAPSRKRPAPPHIPPLASPTTPNVTTNDKDNEWSETPKKRPAPRQEPRDITKTPKTEVVENTEATPKNRAGKLRDSQEQRRKQQVHSRMQVLLFRHKELLKKDILKKRALLEKELQIDIQDLSAELATRTKAERHKQDEVKVGSAKRKSNAQAAQHVSPPNRGGRPKKHRVQGNSTTPPGASTATTAGGRIKKEKLYCLCRTPYDETKFYVGCDLCNNWFHGDCVGITEEMSKSLSEFVCTECRHARDTQELYCLCKQPYDESQFYICCDKCQDWFHGRCVGILQSEADNIDEYVCPNCQRNSSVNFANMKNLNGKDLDLLKKLIKQIQAHKSAWPFMEPVDPNEAPDYYKVIKEPMDLQTIELRINDRSYKKLSEFIGDMTKIFDNCRYYNPKESPFFKCAESLETYFVHKIKSLREKFSEGK
- the LOC124306336 gene encoding nucleosome-remodeling factor subunit NURF301 isoform X1, with amino-acid sequence MTGRGTKRRGRPPKSVVMERPKKFQYHLMKKPKYLQNKGSETPNSQTSTPTASRASSPVESEESRRSTRSRKSRGPRDKHARKGGHSGSSAYQRRGYNPNVDYHDSEYHYGSDFGDESSDKTDVDEEPLHSDIESSESLEEPDPSSDSDFSLSSYSTTSGTPRKTLLSQQAQRAPSPEPLWLQNRELPPLDLPKSSDDLLVSKEFVLPSLSIYEVLRHFRTLVRLSSFRFEDFCAALVCEDQTNLLAEIHIMLIKALLREEDSQQTHFGPLDQKDSVNVSLYFVDPMTWPEVLRSYVESDKCFDENILQILSSCEYPFTSVNDRLKVLQFLTDQFLITNPVREDLLHEGNVHYDDHCRVCHRLGDLLCCETCPAVFHLECVEPPLVDVPTEDWQCSICKAHKITGVVDCLPDVEKNGLLCRQEHLGFDRHGRKYWFLGRRVFVESENGEVWYYSTPLQFEELMNCLDRNEMEVALFRELSDYKEEIVRQMELTEKITNQCKGNKKSYFEVENANILKMQKERQEKLNREEEERKEKERQDAEEMVRRMHEGTDSLEEQLAAVSGQNTDRGSGDGMDVDKPNPSAQVAETVEVGGGDTSEMVTTAAAAGTETAPKTSKTSTSVSSSEEVEEEVLEEEDDSSKVGKDGKKHTIVTRSKTGSLQPRTFNMDDLKRRSTTILSKEELDKLDKSLKDEGDGTRITRQKAHQIASGTHLFKLGMDNGFKSYVNQYSTNAIALNKPQRNEERDKKRHLSHKFSLTQASEFKWVGSLTGTRALLVSTLRQTILQLEGSIQAPFMHTNWPLLRKPWTTAVGACVNPRDFARALIVLQACIKSVVFASVWHDQLGHVKLQRVTALEREEKKRQDKKDKKEKEDEEERNRLTYNFVKYTLGLKHQVWKQKGEEYRVHGQWGWLWLSASRRYRSANLNKAGLRAGPQKIMVQIRDQGGIKILALDPPTYEFLIKEYCEPKDLKDLKAEPEEATEVKQEIKEEHPVEAVKKENESEEVKAEEKPDVKERLDGKFLLNSNQENKPHIPFLAGMKIEKVFLPIHQFEEIDVTKALTTPGRLHYPKIAKKTRIDDFLSRRTHLKLLEERKLSQTEKSKEVTAQATVPKNTEGDTEVDIENNEESDTDAVDGPLQNILSGKLPTKAISSSARDMLTAIGKRIQLVRIQYANIMRSSKNGSCYSRYCNMTPPPGKVNAAAAQSLTSTCYSPMCLQKARLKRDLITLLKKAKSLSNSQSLPSLAPFSTSSVQQSKASLKHEATDEAKDAIRRDLESAVAMATHCAEEVQATNVVVDNMSEAPSLSDSPSKPAKRIKLEETTPEDSIKVEGNGFEDENIVTTIKTTSNVVTTTTVTTSQQTIKTVDGVVQSSQESLSSRNSISVASETKTCNLNNMGLKTIFINRRGRTVHRSAITARELTADGTERVYSATSTEGKLYLKKVSISLADRRKKRTPVKYPLCSTFSTRNKHRSILVLPQHELRKLSRLGGRTPVQGFHHIAKANMAVWPYPCPRPLFKTCWLYRTVGLKSLAAAAIQLRILWACLRWDDMSAKPLSTDGKHQVTTDNEIMSLEILKHRHVGQFMDRVQYLRRKVVIPLELPKQVREVTSIRSGLRKRKRPESPQSTEPQVNEEWVDEDKLELWEIKQYGDKLEKANAQIITRSRSGVPQSVVAGGNRGSITGAVDQLVSGKATPEEIKEKMEQQLRIQRAAHQQKRALETLKSPANVTGSPNQIIKVTSNSNPDGTVKIVSKVAIPASPNTSVGKSQLTSLLTTPSQNKTFLGTRRIYMTKSSDGTTRVVSGPTSILPKTTVTSQTPQSQPQQQQSLIKVTNQGTVQINHTNQVSAASNTPVQHVQQRVQILRGPDGKLQVRGLMPGQQLVQMPDGKLHVLNTGQAIAATPTQTPATTSSASTTTPQSVTKSASNTSSVKPATPVTTSATKASPTKTPTSQTQKIQAQQPATPQPQVLTPGGQVINTNQIVVNNAALAQQLASGKAQLATIGGHQVVIRSTPTGNQIVHLNSTSSAVVKNAVSPTKLQQAAAAQQNQPATPSTQATELATTNTVTSAQTATTTTTPAAANPPAPGSTPAPGSVEASLLAGQPPGTVIKCVTAQVIQTSQGPRIVLQGLQGADFTPQQLAMVQQQVKQQLLKAQATTGKQGVLGPTKIYLAVQPAPGTQTAAASRTPTTSAHTQQTQQPVASPPHTTPSAAAPQTESATTPAPSQTAAPGSPIKPKVVVQQVGRPTTGSEAEPQRAALANGQQPSQPSQEPNQTSSPNKFVLTPDYIQQTIKNALKQENLNPEIEEKLLQLQRYQEKQMKGGVESSITCNQIHGTPTATTTRAPSRKRPAPPHIPPLASPTTPNVTTNDKDNEWSETPKKRPAPRQEPRDITKTPKTEVVENTEATPKNRAGKLRDSQEQRRKQQVHSRMQVLLFRHKELLKKDILKKRALLEKELQIDIQKDLSAELATRTKAERHKQDEVKVGSAKRKSNAQAAQHVSPPNRGGRPKKHRVQGNSTTPPGASTATTAGGRIKKEKLYCLCRTPYDETKFYVGCDLCNNWFHGDCVGITEEMSKSLSEFVCTECRHARDTQELYCLCKQPYDESQFYICCDKCQDWFHGRCVGILQSEADNIDEYVCPNCQRNSSVNFANMKNLNGKDLDLLKKLIKQIQAHKSAWPFMEPVDPNEAPDYYKVIKEPMDLQTIELRINDRSYKKLSEFIGDMTKIFDNCRYYNPKESPFFKCAESLETYFVHKIKSLREKFSEGK